In Humulus lupulus chromosome 7, drHumLupu1.1, whole genome shotgun sequence, the following are encoded in one genomic region:
- the LOC133788478 gene encoding BTB/POZ domain-containing protein At5g60050: protein MAAENSLKSREVSAMLKQGFISDSTLSFSPSRSISRLYSPSSSPSSKTLCSPPPPPFSAPSPNSLSQTQMTRPASQNQTLYDMMNDEQHRESKLSDDKRRKLQERVAKLLEHAPFRNPNWGGLVSGDVRLTVVARDGFKVSMDVHKSVLASKSRFFAEKLRRDRGVSHSVEISDCDDVDVYVEAVVLMYYEDLKKRLMGEEVSKVLGLLKVCSAIMFDMGIATCLEYLEAVPWSEDEEEKVISNLSLLHLDETASEVLVRVSSEPSTSTQTDDILMQLLTGVLQAKDDKARREMKVVISRLLREDAPNNCSRLDISKDTLYHLCHKCISSLVLCLSEATSLDETRRDRGVVMSEIAREAGNIQWIVEILVDKKMADEFVKLWADQKELALLHSKIPTMYRHEISRITAQLCVAIGRGHILVPKDTRSSLLSTWLEALYEDFGWMRRACRSVDKKLVEDGLGQTILTLPLPQQQAILLNWFDRFLNKGDDCPNMQKAFEIWWRRAFIRECAPDQNNSQLQITVCDYPS, encoded by the exons ATGGCGGCCGAAAACTCGCTGAAATCAAGGGAAGTCTCGGCGATGTTAAAGCAGGGCTTCATTTCGGACTCAACGCTCTCATTCTCCCCATCAAGATCCATATCCAGATTGTACTCGCCTTCGTCTTCGCCGTCATCCAAAACCCTCTGTTCTCCTCCTCCGCCGCCATTCTCAGCACCATCACCGAACTCGCTGAGTCAGACTCAGATGACTCGCCCCGCATCTCAGAACCAAACCCTTTACGACATGATGAACGATGAGCAACACCGCGAGTCGAAGCTCTCAGATGACAAGCGCCGGAAATTGCAGGAACGGGTGGCGAAGCTCCTCGAACACGCGCCGTTTCGAAATCCCAATTGGGGGGGATTGGTGTCCGGCGATGTGAGGCTCACGGTGGTCGCTAGGGACGGATTCAAGGTATCCATGGACGTGCACAAGAGCGTCCTCGCCTCCAAGAGCCGGTTCTTCGCCGAGAAGCTCCGCCGTGACCGGGGGGTCTCGCACTCGGTGGAGATCAGTGACTGTGATGACGTGGATGTTTATGTTGAAGCGGTGGTTTTGATGTATTATGAGGATTTGAAAAAGAGGTTGATGGGGGAGGAGGTGTCCAAGGTTTTGGGCTTGCTCAAG GTTTGTTCGGCTATCATGTTTGATATGGGGATCGCTACATGCTTAGAGTACTTGGAAGCTGTTCCATGGTCTGAGGATGAAGAAGAGAAAGTCATTTCTAATCTCAGCCTACTTCATCTTGATGAGACAGCAAGTGAAGTTTTGGTCAGAGTGTCATCTGAACCATCCACTTCGACACAAACTGATGACATCCTCATGCAATTGTTGACTGGTGTTCTTCAAGCTAAAGATGATAAAGCTCGCCGAGAAATGAAAGTTGTCATTTCTCGTCTGCTCAGAGAAGACGCACCCAACAACTGTAGCAGGCTTGACATTTCCAAAGACACGCTTTATCATCTTTGTCATAAATGTATCAGTTCTCTTGTTCTATGCTTATCAGAAGCTACAAGCCTGGATGAGACTCGCCGGGATCGAGGGGTTGTAATGAGTGAAATAGCTAGAGAGGCTGGCAATATTCAATGGATTGTTGAAATTCTAGTGGACAAGAAGATGGCCGATGAATTTGTGAAATTGTGGGCAGATCAGAAGGAGCTTGCACTCCTGCATTCCAAGATTCCCACCATGTACCGTCACGAAATCAGCCGAATAACTGCTCAACTCTGTGTTGCAATAGGCAGAGGACATATCTTGGTACCTAAAGATACCCGATCTTCCCTACTTTCGACATGGCTGGAAGCACTGTACGAGGACTTTGGATGGATGAGAAGAGCTTGTAGATCTGTTGATAAGAAGTTGGTTGAAGATGGACTCGGCCAGACGATTCTTACACTACCATTGCCGCAGCAACAAGCCATTTTGCTTAATTGGTTTGATCGGTTTCTTAACAAGGGAGACGACTGTCCCAACATGCAAAAGGCATTCGAGATTTGGTGGAGAAGAGCTTTCATAAGAGAATGTGCGCCCGACCAGAATAATTCTCAGTTGCAAATAACCGTCTGTGATTATCCAAGCTGA